In Caloramator sp. E03, the sequence CACAATTAAGGGCAACAAAAGGTTTTAAAGCTCTTTCGCTTTCATTATGAATACATCTTGATAAAACTTCCTTCCCTGTCCCAGTTTCTCCATATATCAAAACTGTCGATGAAGAAGCAGCTGCTTTTTTAGCCATTTCTACACATTTTAAAAATTTAGGGCTGCATCCTGTTATGTTATCAAAACTATATTTTTTATCACTTTTAATCTCGATTTTGCTTTTTCCTGTAAGATGTATTATTCTATCATAAAGCTCCTTAACCTTTGTAAAATCCTTTGAGATTTCAATTGCCCCAGCTATCTCATCATCTAATTTTATAGGGAGAGTTATATTTACAGCGGTTATGTTATAACCTTTTTTGTTAACATAGCTTTGATATCTCTCTCCAATAGCTTCTCCGCTTTTTAGTACATTACATAATGTACTTGTGTTTTCATTAAGGCTTGGGAATAGCTCCAGTATTTTTTTACCTATTACCTCGCTTCCATCTAATCCCTCAAGGGTTTCCATAGCTTTATTATATATGATTGTCTTACCTTCACTATCAATTACATGAATGCCCTCGTCTATATTATCTATAAGTATCTCAAGGATTTTTCTATAAAAATCCATAATTATCTCCTTCCGGATATAAAGCTTTATTTTATAATGTTTTTCAGCTCTCTTCTAAGAAAGTCTATTGCATACATTGCAGCTCTTTCTCTTATTTTTTGTCTGTCCCCCGAAAAATTATATTTTATTGTTTTAACATTTCCATCTATGGAAAGCCCTATATATACAAGGCCCACAGGTTTTTCATCGCTTCCTCCGCCTGGGCCTGCTATTCCCGTAGTTGAAATGCCAATTCTAGTATTTGAAGCTTTTGCAATCCCTAATGCCATCTCTGCTGCCACTTGACTGCTTACAGCTCCATGTTTTTCTAATGTTTCTTTTTTAACTTTCAGTCGGCTTATTTTTGCTTCATTGCTGTAAGTTACAGCCCCTTCAATAAACACCTTTGAAATTCCCGGGTAGTTTATAAGCTTTGCTGCCACAAGTCCACCAGTACAGGATTCTGCAGTTGATATAGTTAAATTATTATCTATGAGCATTTTTCCTACAACATTTTCAAGGGTATCCTCATCTTCTCCATAAATATAATCCCCAAGACGCTTTTTTATTTCCTGTGCTATAGGTTCTATAAGCTTTTTAGCTTCAAACTCATCCTTTGCTCTTGCTGTTATTCTAAGTATTGCTTCGTTTTGTTTTGCATAGGGTGCAACTGTTGGATTTGTCATGTTTTCTATTAAATCTGAAACCTTCTCTGCCATATGGCTCTCTCCAATTCCAAAGGTTCTTATTACCTTAGATACTATTGCACCATCAATATATTTTTTAATATAGGGAACAACATAATTTTCAAACATAGGTATCATCTCAAAGGGAGGACCTGGGAGCATAATAAGCATTTTGCCTTTTTCATCTATTATACATCCAGGTGCTGTACCATTTTCGTTTGGAAGTATAACAGCCCCTTGTGGAAAATATGCCTGCTTTTCATTACTTTTTGCAAAATCTCTATTTAATTTTTTAAAATATCCCTTTATTTCCTCAAGCAAATCTTCATGAAGAATGAGCTTTTTCCCAAAATATTCTGCTCCTATCTCCTTTGTTAAATCATCCTTTGTAGGTCCAAGCCCTCCAGTTGTTATTACAATATCTGCTCTTTTAAAGGCAATATCATAGGCTTTTTTTAATCTTTCACTGTTATCCCCTACAACAGTTTGAAAATATACAAATATTCCCAAGTCTGCAAGCCTCTTTGATAGATATTGGGCATTGGTATTTAGTGTATCTCCAAGCAAAAGCTCGGTTCCCACTGATAATATTTCAGCTATCATTTTATCACTCCTAATTTTAACTTATATAACAAAAATACTATACATATTATACCATAATATATGCTATAAAATTAAACTTTTCTTAACCCTTTATATCAGCATAGAAAAGCTGCTGCATTTATGATATAATTTTTTTGCGAGGTGGTTCTAATGGAAGAAAAAATCTTAGAAATTTTAATGAACTTACAAAAAGACATGAATTCTATGAAGTCAGACATAGGCTCCCTAAAATTAGATATGGACTCTGTAAAAAGCAATATTAGTTCCATGCAAAGTACTTTAGCCGAACATACAAATATTTTAAGAGCATTAGAACATAGAACGGAAATTATATCAGCAGAAGTTGAAAATTTAAAACACGATATGGCTGAAGTTAAAGGAGAAATTAAATCTATAAGAAAAGATTTATCTCAAGTTGAAATGGTTACTGCCAATAACTGGTCTGATATAGCGAAACTAAAAGCTATAAAATAATTTAGATAAATAGTTTAAAAAAGGAGCATTATGCTCCTTTTATTAATATATTTTTCTTTAATTAAACCCGGTTTTTTATTGTTTTTATAGCTTCACTAATCTCTACAATATTTTGTGCGCCTGTACTCATATTTTTTAAGGAAACCATTTTTCTTTGCAGTTCATCCTCACCAATGAGAATTACATAAGGAATATTAAGCTTATCCGCATAAGCAAACTTCTTTCCTAATTTAGCATCTTCATAGTAAATTTCACATACGATTCCTTCATTCCTTAATAAATTAGCAATTTCTATAGAATAATCGAGAGTTTCTCCCATAGGAATAAGCAATACTTCAGATAATGTCGATGAAGCGTTTTCACCTATTATTTCAGCTTCCCTCAACTGATAGAAAAGCCTTGTTAAGCCGATGGATATACCAACTCCTGGAAGTTTTTGATCCGTATAAAATTCAGCAAGATTATCATATCTTCCACCGGAGCATACGCTTCCTATTTGTGGATAATTATTAAGAATTGTTTCATATACCGTACCTGTATAATAGTCAAGTCCTCTTGCTATAGTCAAATCAATTATAAAATTCTTTTCTGGAACGTTAAAGCATCTAATATAGTGCACTACTTTATTAAGTTCATCAAGTCCTAAAAGGAACTGTTCATTTTCTATATTAAGTTCTTTAAGCTTTAATAATATATCATCATTAGAGCCTTTAATCCCTATAAATTCCATTATACTATCTATTGAATCTCTTTCAATTCCTATTTCCTCAAGCTCTTTGATTACTGCATCATAACCTATTTTTTCAAGCTTATCTATTATCCTTAATACTTCAACCTTCTTATCTACCTTGACAGATTCAAAGAAACCATTAAGAACCTTTCTGTTGTTTATGTGTATAGTAAAATCCTCAAATCCTAAATCTTTAAAGGTTGAGTATATTATACTCGGAATCTCTGCATCGTTTATAATGCTGAGCTTTCCATTTCCTATTATATCTATATCACACTGATAAAATTCCCTGAAACGCCCCTTTTGGTTTCTCTCCCCTCTGTAAACTTTGCCGATATGATATCTTCTAAAGGGGAAATTCAGCTCAGAAAAATGCTGTGCTACATATCGTGCAAGAGGAACAGTTAAATCAAATCTTAAAGATAAATCCGTATCTCCCTTTGTAAATCTATATATCTGCTTTTCTGTTTCTCCTCCACCCTTTGCAAGAAGAACCTCTGATTTTTCTATAAGAGGTGTATCCAGTGGAACAAATCCATATTTTTCATAGTTCCTTCTTATAGTATCCATCATTTTATTAAATAATATCTGATCTTTTGGCAAAAGCTCCATAAATCCTGGAAGAATAGATGGTTTTACTTTTTGCTCCTTCATTTTTTCTCCTCCTAACTAAAATTAATGATATCGATATTAACTTCATTAAATCCTAAAATAACTTTATCAGCGCCATGCAGTTTATCTGATGAACCTACACCAATCACATACATTCCTGCATTTTTTGCAGCCTCAATTCCTGCCTCTGCATCCTCAAAAACAACACAATCCTTAGGTTCAATATTCAATTCCTTCGCAGCAAGCAGAAAAACTTCTGGATCTGGCTTTGCTTTTTTTACTTTATTGCCGTCTATTATAGCATCGAAGTATTTTTCAATTCCAAGATTATTCAATATAATCATTGCATTTTTACTTGCAGAGCCAAGGGCTGTTTTAATTCCATTTTCCCTTAAAGATATTAAAAACTTTTCTACTCCTATGAAAATTTCAGACTTATCGATTTTAGATATGTATTCTACATACCAGTTGTTCTTTTTTTCGGCAAGCTTTATCTTAGTTTCATCATCAAAGTTTAGCCCCCCAATCTCAAGAAGTATTTCAAGGGACTTCATCCTGCTGACTCCCTTTA encodes:
- a CDS encoding competence/damage-inducible protein A, with amino-acid sequence MIAEILSVGTELLLGDTLNTNAQYLSKRLADLGIFVYFQTVVGDNSERLKKAYDIAFKRADIVITTGGLGPTKDDLTKEIGAEYFGKKLILHEDLLEEIKGYFKKLNRDFAKSNEKQAYFPQGAVILPNENGTAPGCIIDEKGKMLIMLPGPPFEMIPMFENYVVPYIKKYIDGAIVSKVIRTFGIGESHMAEKVSDLIENMTNPTVAPYAKQNEAILRITARAKDEFEAKKLIEPIAQEIKKRLGDYIYGEDEDTLENVVGKMLIDNNLTISTAESCTGGLVAAKLINYPGISKVFIEGAVTYSNEAKISRLKVKKETLEKHGAVSSQVAAEMALGIAKASNTRIGISTTGIAGPGGGSDEKPVGLVYIGLSIDGNVKTIKYNFSGDRQKIRERAAMYAIDFLRRELKNIIK
- the hisS gene encoding histidine--tRNA ligase; translated protein: MKEQKVKPSILPGFMELLPKDQILFNKMMDTIRRNYEKYGFVPLDTPLIEKSEVLLAKGGGETEKQIYRFTKGDTDLSLRFDLTVPLARYVAQHFSELNFPFRRYHIGKVYRGERNQKGRFREFYQCDIDIIGNGKLSIINDAEIPSIIYSTFKDLGFEDFTIHINNRKVLNGFFESVKVDKKVEVLRIIDKLEKIGYDAVIKELEEIGIERDSIDSIMEFIGIKGSNDDILLKLKELNIENEQFLLGLDELNKVVHYIRCFNVPEKNFIIDLTIARGLDYYTGTVYETILNNYPQIGSVCSGGRYDNLAEFYTDQKLPGVGISIGLTRLFYQLREAEIIGENASSTLSEVLLIPMGETLDYSIEIANLLRNEGIVCEIYYEDAKLGKKFAYADKLNIPYVILIGEDELQRKMVSLKNMSTGAQNIVEISEAIKTIKNRV
- the pgmB gene encoding beta-phosphoglucomutase, whose protein sequence is MSVKGCIFDLDGVIVDTAKYHYLAWKRLAKELGFEFTIKDNERLKGVSRMKSLEILLEIGGLNFDDETKIKLAEKKNNWYVEYISKIDKSEIFIGVEKFLISLRENGIKTALGSASKNAMIILNNLGIEKYFDAIIDGNKVKKAKPDPEVFLLAAKELNIEPKDCVVFEDAEAGIEAAKNAGMYVIGVGSSDKLHGADKVILGFNEVNIDIINFS